From Citricoccus sp. SGAir0253, a single genomic window includes:
- the nirD gene encoding nitrite reductase small subunit NirD — MTLTAIHPASSTAARPVLATASPSVRSWHPVCPLDRLEPLWAEAALVAGQQVALVRLPSDEVLAVSHWDPYAHAPVMARGIVGSRGGRPTLASPLHKQVYDLGTGQCLTDPGLRLATFGVRVRDRIVEVRAA, encoded by the coding sequence ATGACCCTCACCGCGATCCACCCAGCGTCCAGCACTGCCGCCCGGCCCGTCCTCGCCACCGCGAGTCCGTCAGTCCGGTCCTGGCACCCGGTCTGTCCCCTGGACCGGCTCGAGCCCCTGTGGGCCGAGGCCGCCCTCGTGGCCGGTCAGCAGGTCGCCCTGGTGCGGCTGCCCTCCGACGAGGTGCTCGCCGTGTCCCACTGGGATCCCTACGCGCACGCCCCCGTCATGGCCCGCGGGATCGTCGGCTCCCGCGGCGGGCGGCCCACCCTGGCCTCACCCCTGCACAAGCAGGTCTACGACCTCGGCACGGGGCAGTGCCTCACCGACCCCGGCCTGCGGCTCGCCACGTTCGGCGTGCGGGTCCGGGACCGGATCGTCGAGGTCCGCGCCGCGTGA
- a CDS encoding MaoC family dehydratase N-terminal domain-containing protein, which produces MSVNPDLQGRSYPPTAPYAVGREKIREFAAAVQAAHPAHADVEAARALGHADLVAPPTFAVVLAQRAEQAVVQDPDSGIDFSRVVHADERFTHHRPIVAGDELVATATVEAVKSLGGHSMVTTRADIATVAGEPVSTVRSTLLVRGEDA; this is translated from the coding sequence GTGAGCGTCAACCCGGACCTGCAGGGGCGGAGCTACCCGCCCACCGCGCCCTACGCCGTCGGGCGGGAGAAGATCCGGGAGTTCGCCGCCGCCGTGCAGGCCGCGCACCCCGCGCACGCGGACGTGGAGGCGGCCCGGGCCCTGGGCCACGCCGACCTGGTCGCCCCGCCCACCTTCGCCGTCGTCCTCGCCCAGCGCGCCGAGCAGGCGGTGGTGCAGGACCCGGACTCGGGCATCGACTTCTCCCGCGTGGTCCACGCGGACGAGCGCTTCACCCACCACCGGCCCATCGTGGCCGGCGACGAGCTGGTCGCCACCGCCACCGTGGAGGCCGTGAAGTCCCTCGGCGGGCACTCGATGGTCACCACGCGCGCCGACATCGCCACCGTGGCCGGGGAACCGGTCAGCACCGTGCGGTCCACCCTCCTGGTCCGCGGAGAGGACGCCTGA
- a CDS encoding MaoC family dehydratase, translated as MPATPAKGESIGTATVHLERADLVRYAGASGDFNPIHWSESMARAVGLPGVIAHGMLTMGTAVQLVTDWCGDPGAVVDYQTRFTQMVPVPEDGGADLEVSGKVGAVNDDGTVRIDLAVTTGGTKVLTKAQALVRLGER; from the coding sequence ATGCCCGCCACCCCCGCCAAGGGCGAGTCCATCGGGACCGCCACCGTCCACCTCGAGCGCGCCGACCTGGTCCGCTACGCCGGCGCCTCGGGGGACTTCAACCCCATCCACTGGTCCGAGTCCATGGCGCGCGCCGTGGGGCTGCCCGGGGTGATCGCCCACGGCATGCTGACGATGGGCACCGCCGTGCAGCTCGTCACCGACTGGTGCGGGGACCCCGGCGCCGTGGTGGACTACCAGACCCGCTTCACCCAGATGGTGCCGGTCCCCGAGGACGGCGGCGCCGACCTCGAGGTCTCCGGGAAGGTCGGGGCCGTGAACGACGACGGCACGGTCCGGATCGACCTGGCGGTCACCACCGGCGGGACGAAGGTGCTCACGAAGGCGCAGGCGCTGGTCCGGCTGGGCGAGCGGTGA